Genomic DNA from Jejubacter calystegiae:
AGGGGTGATGGGCTGGATGGGGTCGGTCAGCGCCGGTTTTTCGGTGCTGGTCGCGTCACAGTTGATAACGCTGGCGGCGGGGACCATGCTGCTGGTGAAAATGCGCCGTTCGGCGGCGCTGATGGCGTAATACTCCCTCACCCCCGTCCCTCTCCCAAAGGGAGAGGGACGGGGGTGAGGGAAAGGGTAATTACTGCCCTTTCTTCGACGCCTGCAGATAGAGCATCTCCAGCGCCAGAGTTGCGGCAGCCAGCGCGGTGATCTCCGATTGATCGTAGGCTGGCGCCACTTCCACCAGATCCATCCCCACGATATTCAGATCTTTAAGCCCGCGCACCAGCTTCAGCGCGCGATCGGTGGTCAGGCCGCCAATCACCGGCGTGCCGGTACCCGGCGCGTGGGCGGGATCCAGACAGTCGATATCAAAGGTCAGATAGACCGGCATATCGCCCACGATCTGCTTCACCTGGGCCAGTACGTCATCCACGCTGCGATCGTTCACCTGCGGGGCATCCAGCACCGTAAAGCCATTGTCTTTATCGAATTCGGTACGGATACCGATCTGCACGGAACGGGTCGGATCGATCAGACCCTCTTTCGGTGCGGTATAGAACATAGTGCCGTGGTCAAACTCGCTGCCGTTGCCGTAGGTATCGGTATGGGCATCGAAGTGCACCAGCGCCATTTTGCCAAAGTGTTTCGCGTGAGCGCGCAGCAGCGGCAGCGTCACAAAGTGGTCGCCACCGAAGGAAAGCATACGTTTACCGGCCGCCAGCAGCTTTTCAGCGTGAGCCTGGAGGTTTTCGCTCATGTTGCGGGCATCGCCGAAGGCGTAAACCAGGTCACCGCAGTCCACGACATTCAGGCGCTCGCGCATATCGAAGTCCCACGGGAAACGGTTACCTTCCCAGGCCAGTTGGGTGGAGATCTGGCGGATCGCCGCAGGCCCGTGACGGCCACCGGCCCGACCGGAAGTCGCCATATCGAAGGGAACGCCGGTAATCACCCACTCTGCATCGCTGTCGTAAGGCTGGAAGTTCAGCGGTAAACGTAAAAAACCAAAGGCATTGGATACCAGGGAGTTGTCAAACTGATGGCCTAAGGTGCTCATGATTTTTCCTCTCGGATAGGTAAAAAAAATCCCTTCCTCGTCGTTAGACCCGACGAGGAAGGGATTGAATATTTATCTTTGCCCTCGAATTATGGCCGCATTCGTCCGACTGTTCAACAGGCAGATAGCCCGCGGCGCGTCGGTGAAGCAAAGAGTGTGAGCCAGCGAAAAATTATCCCTGACTCGCCACGTTTTATTCATCTTCCAGATAGGTGTAGCCATATAGTCCGGCTTCGAACTCTTCCAGGAACTGCTGCTGTAGTGCATCGTCAAGACCGGTCTGTTTCACCTGATCCCGGAAGCGGGTCAGCAGCGTATCAGGGTCCAGTTGCACGTAGCGCAGCATATCCGCCACCGTATCGCCCTCGTCGGAAAGCTCTACGGTCACGTTGCCTTCGGCATCCACAAACACATCCACCGCTTCGGTATCGCCGAACAGGTTATGCATATTGCCGAGGATCTCCTGATAGGCGCCTACCATAAAGAAGCCCAGCAGCGGCGGATTTTCCGGATCGTAATCCGGCAGCGGCATAGTGGTGGCTATCCCGTCGCCGTCCACATAGTGGTCGATGGCGCCATCGGAATCGCAGGTAATATCCAGCAGCACGGCACGGCGGCTGGGGGCATGATTCAGCCCTTCCAGCGGCAGCACCGGGAACAACTGGTCGATCCCCCAGGCATCCGGCATCGACTGGAACAGCGAGAAGTTGACGTAAAGCTTATCCGCCATCCGCTCCTGTAATTCATCGATAATCGGACGATGAGCGCGGTTCTGCGGATCGAGCTGTTTCTGGATCTCATGGCACATGTTGAGATACAGCTGCTCGGCCCAGGCGCGCTGGCTCAGATCGAAGCTGCCGGACGAATACCCGGTGTGGATATCGTGCAGATCCATCTGACTGTCGTGCAGCCATTCGCGCAGCGAACGGCGGTTAGCCGGTTCGTGCATCTCCTGCCAGGTTTCCCACATGCTTTGCAGGGCCCGGGGCGCATCCGGCTCCGGCGCCTGAGGCACGGTATATTCGTTGCGCTCGACCCCGATAATATTAGAGACCAGCACGGTATGGTGGGCGGTCACGGCGCGGCCGGATTCGGTAATCACCGTCGGATGCGGCAGGCCGTGCTCTTCGCAGGCGTCGCCAATGGCCCAGATAATGTTGTTGGCGTATTCGTTCAGTCCGTAGTTCACCGAGCAGTCGGACTGCGAGCGGGTACCTTCATAATCCACGCCCAGACCGCCGCCAACATCGAAGCACTGGATATTAACGCCCAGCTTATGCAGCTCCACATAGAAGCGCGCCGACTCACGCACCCCGGTGGCGATATCGCGGATGTTCGCCATCTGGCTGCCCAGGTGGAAGTGCAGCAGTTGCAGGCTTTCCAGACGCCCCGCTGCGCGCAGCGTTTCGACCAGTTGCAGAACCTGGGTGGCCGCCAGCCCGAATTTGGACTTCTCGCCGCCGGAAGACTGCCATTTACCGGATCCCTGAGAGGCCAGGCGCGCACGTACCCCCAGGCGCGGCACCACATTCAGGCGCTCCGCCTCTTCCAGTACCATGGCGATCTCGGTCATCTTTTCGATAACCAGATAGACTTTATGGCCCATCTTTTCGCCGATCAGCGCCAGGCGGATATATTCGCGATCCTTATAGCCGTTACAGACAATCACCGAACGGGTCATACCGGCGTTAGCCAGTACCGCCATCAGTTCTGCCTTAGAACCGGCCTCCAGCCCCAGCGGTTCGCCGGAGTGGATCAGCGATTCAATCACCCGGCGATGCTGGTTGACCTTGATCGGATAGACCAGAAAATAGTCGCCGTGATAGCCGTAAGATTCCCGGGCGCGCTTAAAGGCTGCGTTAATGGAACGCAGCCGGTGCTGCAGGATCTGGGGAAAGCAGAACAGCGCGGGCAGACGCTGCCCTTTCGCTTCGCGCTCCTTCACCAGACGGGCAAGATCGACCCGCGCCTGCGGAATATCAGGATCCGGGCAGACGCTGATATGGCCCAGTTCATTGACGTCGTAATAATTATTGCCCCACCAGGCAATATTGTAGGTACGCAGCATCCTGCTAGCCTCCTGGGAACTCATTGCCACCTCCTGCATTGAACGGAGTGTGCCCTGTTCGCCTGCTGACGAACCCGAAACAAAAGAAATGTCGTCAGACATTGCGAACCTCAGTGTTGCTGATAAGTGTATAACTATATGCCGCTACTGCGGAAAATAGCGTTCCATCGACATCAGGCCGTCGCCAGCCGTTAGGGGTAAACGATCCCATATTTATCATCGTTAAAGACACCGGAACATCACGAGAAAACCCCGAAAAAACGGAGCGACCTTAATTATGAATTCCAGCCAAACCGGCTCGGGAGTCCTGAGAAGCGCCGGTATGGGGTAACCGACCAGAAAAATGCGGAAGGGAAATATAGGGTGGCGTTATCGCGGCACGCTGGGCGCAAATCATATGCAGGAAACGGTGGTTCATCTGTCGTATCACCTCCTCGCCTTCGCCTGGCGATAAAGTCTCACATCATGCTTTACGCTATATGCCGCGTAGCGGCGATTTATACCGATATCAGCGCCAAAAAGCAAAGCAAAAATAGCCGGAAAATCTCCCCATTTAGGGTTAAACCGTAGGGATAAATGTTTAACACAATGTGTCCATCTTCAAAAATGACTGGAAAAGCGCGGAGGGAATAACCTAGAATAGCCGTCCAGAAGTTAATCCATCTATACTGATTAACACACAGACTTCCTGTGGATTACCTGCGCAAGCCTCCTGACACAGCACATTGCGCTGTTCGGACCTCATTACGCAGCAGTCTAATCTCAACGAATCGATCTTAGGGTGAAGAAATCATGGCAAAACACCTTTTTACGTCCGAGTCTGTATCAGAAGGGCATCCCGATAAAATTGCTGACCAAATCTCCGATGCGGTGCTGGACGCCATTCTGGAGCAGGATCCTAAAGCACGCGTGGCCTGCGAGACTTACGTAAAAACCGGTATGGTGCTGGTCGGCGGTGAAATCACCACCAGCGCCTGGGTGGATATCGAAGAGATCACCCGTAATACGGTGCGCGATATCGGCTATATCCATTCTGATATGGGTTTCGACGCTAACTCATGCGCGGTACTGAGCGCCATCGGCAAGCAGTCTCCGGACATCAATCAGGGCGTTGACCGCAGCTCACCGCTGGAACAGGGCGCTGGCGACCAGGGTCTGATGTTTGGTTATGCCACCAACGAAACCGATGTTCTGATGCCGGCACCGGTGACCTATGCCCACCGTCTGGTACAGCGTCAGGCTGAAGTGCGTAAAAACGGCACCCTGCCGTGGCTGCGCCCGGACGCCAAAAGCCAGGTCACTTTCCAGTACGACGACGGCAAAATCGTCGGCATCGATGCCGTGGTGCTTTCCACCCAGCACGCCGAGGATATTTCTCAGGCCGATCTGCACGATGCGGTGATGGATGAGGTAATCAAGCCGATTCTGCCGACTGAATGGCTGAACGAATCCACCAAATACTTTATTAACCCGACAGGCCGTTTTGTTATCGGCGGCCCGATGGGCGACTGCGGCCTGACCGGTCGTAAGATTATTGTCGATACCTACGGCGGCATGGCCCGCCACGGCGGCGGCGCCTTCTCCGGTAAGGATCCGTCCAAGGTTGACCGCTCTGCAGCTTATGCGGCGCGCTATGTGGCGAAAAACATCGTCGCTGCCGGTCTGGCGGATCGCTGTGAGATTCAGGTTTCCTACGCTATCGGCGTGGCGGAACCGACCTCCATCATGGTGGAAACCTTCGGTACCGAGAAAGTGCCGACCGAACAGCTGACCCTGTTGGTTCGTGAGTTCTTCGATCTGCGCCCGTACGGCCTGATTCAGATGCTGGATCTGCTGCACCCGATCTACCGTGAAACCGCTGCTTACGGTCACTTTGGTCGCGAACACTTCCCGTGGGAAAAAACCGACAAAGCGGCTCAGCTGCGTGAAGCTGCCGGTCTGAAGTAATTCTTCAGCCTGTCGAATCCGGGGTCAGCACTGTGCTGGCCCTTTTTTTGTTTCATCAACTTCAGATAGCCTGAATCTATTCCTTCCCACCAGATAACTCTACGCTGAATAATAAACACCCTGTTTATTAATAAGCACCGTTTACCTTTTTTGAAATCTTATTATCCTTTATTGCTGTGAAATAAAGATTCCTCCTAACATTTATCGCGATCTCAGGATCTTTTTACGGTTCTGTGCAATAATGATCTGTACATCAAGTTTTCCGGGTACCTACATCATAACAAAAGCTCACAGAGACCTTTATTATAAAAATGGAAATAAAACACTTAAAGGAAAAGCTACGCCTGCGTTGCGAACAGGTAAAAGCGCTGCCGAACTTTTATGAGGCCATCAGTCTGCATTACCAAATAAATCAGGAGATTTATTGCAAGCAACCGTTATTCTATAAAATCATTCTTCAGGAAACGCGATTTAACATCGTGCTGGCAACCTGCTGTCTGGTATATGGTCATCAGGCATCGTCAATTTCCCAGATAAAAGAATTATGCGCTCACTATAAAATTGCCAGCCCGAATAGCGTGATTGCTATTGTTAGCCTGCTGAAAGTCAGTGGCCGGTTACGTACCTTCAGGGATAGCCAGGACAGGCGCAAACTACTGATTGAGCCTACGGATAAAGGGTTGAGCGATCTGAAGCACTATATGGAGAGCACCTTCCGGCCCCTTGCCCTGCTGTGCCCCGACCACAACTTCTCCTCTTCCCTGCTCGATCGCAAGCAGCAGCGGCGCGACTTCTTTAACCGAGCCGCCGACTATCTGTTCCGCGGTATCGTCTATAAAAATATGCTGCCAGAAGCCTGCCTGTTTCTGGATAAAGATGCCGGAAGAATGATTATGCTGGAGCTGTATAGCGAAGCGCGCCGCCAAACCCAGGAGCCCAGCGTCATTATCCGCTGCTCCCTGAAAGCACTGGCCCGTAAATTTTCAGTTTCCCGCACGCATATTCGCCGCCTGATCCAGGCTGCCGCAGAGCAAGAATTGCTGAGCGAGTTACCCTCGGGCGATATTTTACTCCACCCCGCCTATTTCACGCTGGTAGAAGAGTATATGGGATTCTATTTTTCATGGGCGTTCTACTATTTAAATATCGAGCCAGAATCGATTCATTCAGGGACCGCCGGCGAACCGCCGCGGCCCTGAACGGAAATTAACGTTCGCGCAGTGCCTCCTGAGCTTTATTCAACGGCTTCAGCAGATAATCCAGAATCGTTTTACTCCCGGTTTTAATATCTACCGTGGAGATCATCCCCGGGAATATCGGAAACTTATCATCGTCCTTGTTGGTCAGATAATTGTTATCAGTCAGGATATAAACCCGGTAGTAGTAAATATCGCGTTTCACCTCATCCTGAATGGTATCGGGGGAAATCATCGTCACCTTCCCTTTCAGGCCGCCGTAGATGGAGTAGTCATAGGCGGTGATCTTGACCATTGCCTGCTGGCCGGGATGAACAAAGGCAACGTCCCGCGGCGAGATCTTCGCCTCAATCACCAACTGGTCGTCCAGCGGCACCAGGCTCATCAGCTTACCGTTAGGCGGAATCACGCCCCCCACCGTGGTGACTTCAATATTTTTCACAATGCCGCGCACCGGCGCGGTAAAGGTCAGCCGGGTCAGGGAGTCGGCACGACCGCGCATCACCGAACGCTGGGTTTCAATTTCAGCATTGGCTTTCGCCAGCTCTTCGCGGGCCCGTACGTAGTACTGGTTATGCATTTCGGTGATCTTATTCTCCAGCTCGTTCTTCTGACGCTGGAGCCGCAATACTTCGACCTGGCTGGCTGCCCCTTCCTTCACCAGCGGTATCGTCATGGTCAGTTCACGCTGAACCAGAGCCACGCCCTGGTTCAGCCCGGCCAGCCCCTTTTCCAGGCTGTCGCGTCGGGACTTCCACAGCGCCGTCTCCTGACGTATCAACTCAGAATCGCCTTCCAGCTCCTGAGGGAACACTGGTTCACTATTACTCACCTCGGCATTCAGACGCGCGGCTGTGGCCAGGGCGGCATTCAGCCGCGATACGCTTTCCAGTACGCTCGATTCAGCCCTGGTACGATCCAGTTGCGCCAGCACCTGGCCGCGCTCCACCAGATCCCCTTCCCGTACCGACAGTTTATGGACGATCCCACCTTCCAGCGACTGAATCACCTGCTCATGGGACGACGGCACCACCTTGCCGCTGCCGGTCGTGACCTCATCCAAATGAAACAGGCTGGCCCAGCTCAGGAAGGCCACCAACAGCGCGGCCAGCAACCAGATAATCAACGACGAGCGCGGCAGACGCTTTTCCCGCAGGTTAGATGTTGTATTCATACGCCCTCCTCCATGATGGCTTCAGTCTGCGCCCGGGTCATCGCCGCCGCCTGTTTCGATACCGGCGCCGGTACGTTCAGCCCCGACTATTTAAGCACCACATCCCGTGGCCCATCCATGACCACGCGTCCGCCATCCATCACGATAATCCGCTCGACCAGCGCCAGAATCGACAGGCGATGGGTGGAGACCACCAGAGTACGGCTGGGGCCCAGCCACTGCTGCAAATGGGCGATAAAGCGTTTCTCGCTGATCTCATCCAGCCAGGCCGTGGGCTCGTCCAGCAGCAGAATATTGGGACGCGCAATCAGCGCCCTTGCCAGCAGCAACGCCTGGCGCTGTCCCCCCGACAGCCCGGCCCCCCCTTCGGCAATGGCGTAGTTCAGCCCCTCTTTCTGCTTGCGTACAAACTCATCGGCGCCGCTGATCAAAAGCGCCTGGTAGATCTCCTCATCGCTGGCCAGCGGCCGCCCCAGGGTAATGTTGTCGCGAATAGAACCAAAGAACAGGCGCGCCTGCTGGCTCAGTAGCTGCATATCGCGGCGCACATCCTGAGGATCCAGTCGCGACAGGCCGGTGTTATCCAGCAGAATCTGCCCCTGCTGCGGTATCTGCATTCCCGCCAGTAACTGAAGCAGCGTGCTCTTACCGGCGCCGTTGCGGCCCAGAATCGCAATACGTTCACCGGCCTTAATTTCCAGCCCCGCAATGGTGACATCGTTCACCTTTGCCTCTTCGTCGTAGTAGAAACCGACGTTCTTCAACTGGTAGTGGCCGCGCAAATGAGCCTTGTGAACCCGCTTACCGTGACCCGGATCGTCGATTGGCCGCTGCATCAGATCGTCCAACCCTTTGCGGGCCACCTTCGCCGACTGCCAGCGCGACAAAATGCCGGAGATTTGCGACAGCGGCGCGATGGTGCGCGAAGCGAGAATCGAGGTTCCCACCAGCGCGCCGGTGGTCATATCGCCGTCGATCACCAGATAGCAGCCCACCAGCAGCACCACGGCATAGACGATGGACTGTACCTCCTGGGTCCAGGTCAGCAGCATGCTGGTGATCCAGCGCTGCTTCATCGCCACCGAGGCGGCCACATCGTTGGTATGGTTCCACTGGTTCTGGAAGCGCTGCTCGGCGCGCTGCAGTTTGATGTCCTCAATGCCCTGCACCGCCTCGACCAGGGTGGCGTTGCGAATCGCCGACTCGCGCATCCCTTCGCTGGAAAGTCGCGCCAGCGCCCGCTGCACCAGTAACCCGGGGATCAACAACAGCGGAATCGCCAGCAGCACCACAAACACCAGCGGCCCTCCGATCATCCACAGAATAAAGACGAACAGCAGGAAGAACGGCAGGTCGGACAGCGCGCTGATGGTGGTGGAGGTAATCAGATCGCGCACCGCTTCCAGCTCGCGAATCTGGGAAATAAACGAACCGGTAGATTTCGGCCTGGCGCCGTTGCGGATGCGCAGCGCGTGGGCAAACACCCGTTCGGAAATTCGCAGATCGGCCCGTTTGCCCACCACGTCAGAAACGTGGGTGCGCAGCATTCGCATCATAAATTCGAACAGAATCGCCAGCATCACGCCGCCGAACAGCACCCACAGGGTGGGCTGCGACTGGGCGGGCACCACGCGGTCGTAAACCTGCATCGAAAACAGCATCCCGGCCAGCGCCAGCACGTTAGCCACCATCGCCGCCAGCATAATATCGCCGTAACGCCGCCAGTCCTTCAGCGCCAGAGACCAGAACCAGTTCTTCTGCCATGGCTTCACGTAGTCGTCTACCCGGGCATCGGGAATGGATTCCAGCGGGCGCAGCACCAGCAACGCCTTCAGGCGTGACACCAGTTCCGCGCGCGGCATGGTGGTTTCCAAACCGCCATCGCCGCTAAACTGCAACACGACGTTCTGGTCGCCGTCCATGCGGGTCAGCACCGCAATCTGCCCCTCGCTGAATTCCGCCACCAGCGGCAGACGCCAGGGGTCAATCAGCGAAACATCGGGCGGTACGCTATGGGCGCCAAGCCCCAGCTGGCGCGCCATCTCTTCCAGCACCTGATGGTGCGGCAGATGGCTTTCGTGACTGATGGCGACGCGCACATGCTCTTCTGAATAATCGAGCCGGTAATGGCGGGCGATATTCAGCATCGCCTCCAGCCAGGGCTCGTAACGGGGGGATGTTGTACTCATTTTTCACTTCCTGTGAACAGACATGGCCGATTCTGCGGCAATAGCGCCTTCCCGAAAGAGGCGCCGGATGATGACAGATCAATACCAAAATCAGTCTGTAGTTATCAGGCTTAAGGTAAATCTTATAAAAGACCCGCCCAGGGGCGGGCCTTTTATCGGGTTACACCAACTGCAACTGGTGGTTAGCCAAAAGCGTAGCCAGATCGGTCTGTACGCCGTTCAGGGTAATCACGGCGTTGGGGTCAAAGTGGCCGCCCGTTCCGTCGCGATCGATCCGAATTTCGGTGTTACTGCCGTTCTGCACCACCTGGATGTAGTCGCTGATGTTGCCCGCGCTGGCATCCAGGGTGGCAACGCCGTTGACGTAAGTCGCCGAACCGCTACCGTTATAGCCGCTGTCGGCCAGTAGCTCGCGCAGATCGATGCGATCGGTATCCGCCGTGCCTTCCCAGGTCCCCACGGTAAAGCCGTTCACCACATCACTACCATTACCGCCGGTGGCATCGTTCGCGTTCAGCAGTTTGTAGAGCAGTGTGTCCTGACCGCCGTTACCGATATTAAAGGTGTCGTTACCGCCGCGACCTTCGAAGGTGTTATCACCGCTGCTGCCGGTAAAGGTGTCATTGCCGCCGCCACCGGCGATGCCCTCAATATTGACGAAGGTCGCCTTGCCGAAGCCGGTATCCTGCTGCGCATCGCTGCTCAGGTCGATGGTCAGCGCCGAATTCCCCGCCAGCCTGTAGTCGACGATGTCCATACCGCCATCGGCGCTCCAGACGTTGGCGTCAGACACCACCTTGCTACCGCCACCGCCGTTGTAAACGTGGGTACCCGCGGTGGCATACAGGGTATCGTTATAGCCGGTGCCCAGAATGCCCACGCTGTTGGTACCGTCGCTGGCTGCCTGGGCACTGTCGGATGCCGCCGCGCCATCTTCCGCCGTCAACGCATAGGCGTGGTTCTTCTCGACCGCCTTCAGCCCGCCCCAGCTGGCGTTGACGTTTTCGATATCGTTGGTCACACCGGAAGAGTCCAGGGTCACCGAAGCGATACCGCCGTAATCATTGCCGTTCGCCAGCAGCACCGCGCTGTAGGACTTATCGGCATCCAGTCCGTAGAAGTAGACCAGCGCCGAAGAGTCGTTCATGTTGACGCCGCCCTGCGGGTTGATCACCTGGGAGCCGACCACCTTGCCGGTCGCCTCATCCACCAGCAGCACCGTGTTGCCGTAAAAGCTGTTTATACCGTTAGCATCGGTGATACGCAGGATAATGCTGGTGCCGTCGTTGATAACGCTGGTGTTCTCGACATACTCCGTGGCGCCGCCAGCGGCGCGGAACATCACCAGATCGCGATCGCCATCGTAGTCCAGATCCAGCGCCAGGGCGCCAGTGGCGAAGTTTCGGGTACCGTTGTTGGCATTGGTAATGAGAGTGCTGGATGACCAGTTCACCTGCCCGGTGGCGCTGTTCACCCCGTTATTCAGCCACAGCAGACCAACGTTAGCCGCGTTGTTGGTCGCGGTATTCCCTGCAGCACCGGCAATTTCGATCAGATCCATCCTGCCGTCGCCGTTCCAGTCCACCGCCAGCGAGGTCATACTGTTAACGTTGTCGCCCAGGCTCTGGAGGTTAGAAGCAGTCCCCGCACCGTTTGTGGCCGCAGTTAAGTTCCCGCTTCCGTCGTTATACAAAACGGTACTGGCAGGACTATAGGTTCCTCCCTGTTTTGTCATGCCCCCCAGGAACAGATCCATATAGCCATCACCGTTCAGATCGGCCCAGGTCATGGTGGTGTAGTAGTTATCTACACCGGAATCACCCCAGAATACGTTAGTGACGATCTGGGTATTGGTCAGCGTGTAGTTGCCATTGCTGTCCTCACCGTTGCTGACCACCACCAGACGGTTCAAAGAGGTACTGGAACCGCCTCCCGACGTTCTGTTGGTACCCACCGTCCCGTGGTAAACAATATCGACATAACCGTCGTTATTCAGATCCACGCCGGAAACTTCACGATCCGGCGTGGCGTTACCGGTATTGGTGGCCGCCACGCCATCCTGACTGGTAGCCGTTTCCACATAGGCTCCGGTCTTATCAAAACCGGTAATGGTGCCATCGGTATTCATCACTATCTGTGAATCATAGCCACCGCGCACATTTGCATCGTTAGGCGTTTCATCACCGTATACCAAGTCGACATAACCATCGCCATTAATATCAATGCCCATAAAACCGCCATACCATGCATAGGCATTACCATTGACATCGTCACTCTGGCCAGCCACGCCGCTAGCCCCCACCTGGAAGGCGGTCCAGGTACCGTCCTCGTTATATTTAAAGGACTGCTGACCGTTAATATAGCTGGTATCCGCCCCCATCAGATCCATCAAACCATCGCGATCGAAGTCGATAAATGACGACTGTTGCTGGGTATCCGTCCCTTTAACCGACACCGAACTAAAAGAGCCCAAAGTCGAAGAGTTGGTGCCGTCCTGGGTAAAGATCGTCGAGTTACTGAGGATCCGCCAGGTACCGTCTTCGCCGATGGTCAGCGCGGTACCGGTATCGTCAGAAGAGGCAGCCGTCGCGGTAAAGGCGATCTCCGGGGTCGGGGAAACCGTCAGTTCGCTGGTGCTATCATCTGCGGTAACCCTGGTGCCATCCGCAGCATACAGCGCTGCCTGTACTTCATAGCTTTTGATGTCCAGCGCGTCGCTATCCGGAATCTGCACATACCAGGT
This window encodes:
- the speB gene encoding agmatinase, which codes for MSTLGHQFDNSLVSNAFGFLRLPLNFQPYDSDAEWVITGVPFDMATSGRAGGRHGPAAIRQISTQLAWEGNRFPWDFDMRERLNVVDCGDLVYAFGDARNMSENLQAHAEKLLAAGKRMLSFGGDHFVTLPLLRAHAKHFGKMALVHFDAHTDTYGNGSEFDHGTMFYTAPKEGLIDPTRSVQIGIRTEFDKDNGFTVLDAPQVNDRSVDDVLAQVKQIVGDMPVYLTFDIDCLDPAHAPGTGTPVIGGLTTDRALKLVRGLKDLNIVGMDLVEVAPAYDQSEITALAAATLALEMLYLQASKKGQ
- the speA gene encoding biosynthetic arginine decarboxylase, with the translated sequence MSDDISFVSGSSAGEQGTLRSMQEVAMSSQEASRMLRTYNIAWWGNNYYDVNELGHISVCPDPDIPQARVDLARLVKEREAKGQRLPALFCFPQILQHRLRSINAAFKRARESYGYHGDYFLVYPIKVNQHRRVIESLIHSGEPLGLEAGSKAELMAVLANAGMTRSVIVCNGYKDREYIRLALIGEKMGHKVYLVIEKMTEIAMVLEEAERLNVVPRLGVRARLASQGSGKWQSSGGEKSKFGLAATQVLQLVETLRAAGRLESLQLLHFHLGSQMANIRDIATGVRESARFYVELHKLGVNIQCFDVGGGLGVDYEGTRSQSDCSVNYGLNEYANNIIWAIGDACEEHGLPHPTVITESGRAVTAHHTVLVSNIIGVERNEYTVPQAPEPDAPRALQSMWETWQEMHEPANRRSLREWLHDSQMDLHDIHTGYSSGSFDLSQRAWAEQLYLNMCHEIQKQLDPQNRAHRPIIDELQERMADKLYVNFSLFQSMPDAWGIDQLFPVLPLEGLNHAPSRRAVLLDITCDSDGAIDHYVDGDGIATTMPLPDYDPENPPLLGFFMVGAYQEILGNMHNLFGDTEAVDVFVDAEGNVTVELSDEGDTVADMLRYVQLDPDTLLTRFRDQVKQTGLDDALQQQFLEEFEAGLYGYTYLEDE
- the metK gene encoding methionine adenosyltransferase gives rise to the protein MAKHLFTSESVSEGHPDKIADQISDAVLDAILEQDPKARVACETYVKTGMVLVGGEITTSAWVDIEEITRNTVRDIGYIHSDMGFDANSCAVLSAIGKQSPDINQGVDRSSPLEQGAGDQGLMFGYATNETDVLMPAPVTYAHRLVQRQAEVRKNGTLPWLRPDAKSQVTFQYDDGKIVGIDAVVLSTQHAEDISQADLHDAVMDEVIKPILPTEWLNESTKYFINPTGRFVIGGPMGDCGLTGRKIIVDTYGGMARHGGGAFSGKDPSKVDRSAAYAARYVAKNIVAAGLADRCEIQVSYAIGVAEPTSIMVETFGTEKVPTEQLTLLVREFFDLRPYGLIQMLDLLHPIYRETAAYGHFGREHFPWEKTDKAAQLREAAGLK
- a CDS encoding HlyD family type I secretion periplasmic adaptor subunit codes for the protein MNTTSNLREKRLPRSSLIIWLLAALLVAFLSWASLFHLDEVTTGSGKVVPSSHEQVIQSLEGGIVHKLSVREGDLVERGQVLAQLDRTRAESSVLESVSRLNAALATAARLNAEVSNSEPVFPQELEGDSELIRQETALWKSRRDSLEKGLAGLNQGVALVQRELTMTIPLVKEGAASQVEVLRLQRQKNELENKITEMHNQYYVRAREELAKANAEIETQRSVMRGRADSLTRLTFTAPVRGIVKNIEVTTVGGVIPPNGKLMSLVPLDDQLVIEAKISPRDVAFVHPGQQAMVKITAYDYSIYGGLKGKVTMISPDTIQDEVKRDIYYYRVYILTDNNYLTNKDDDKFPIFPGMISTVDIKTGSKTILDYLLKPLNKAQEALRER
- a CDS encoding type I secretion system permease/ATPase, translated to MSTTSPRYEPWLEAMLNIARHYRLDYSEEHVRVAISHESHLPHHQVLEEMARQLGLGAHSVPPDVSLIDPWRLPLVAEFSEGQIAVLTRMDGDQNVVLQFSGDGGLETTMPRAELVSRLKALLVLRPLESIPDARVDDYVKPWQKNWFWSLALKDWRRYGDIMLAAMVANVLALAGMLFSMQVYDRVVPAQSQPTLWVLFGGVMLAILFEFMMRMLRTHVSDVVGKRADLRISERVFAHALRIRNGARPKSTGSFISQIRELEAVRDLITSTTISALSDLPFFLLFVFILWMIGGPLVFVVLLAIPLLLIPGLLVQRALARLSSEGMRESAIRNATLVEAVQGIEDIKLQRAEQRFQNQWNHTNDVAASVAMKQRWITSMLLTWTQEVQSIVYAVVLLVGCYLVIDGDMTTGALVGTSILASRTIAPLSQISGILSRWQSAKVARKGLDDLMQRPIDDPGHGKRVHKAHLRGHYQLKNVGFYYDEEAKVNDVTIAGLEIKAGERIAILGRNGAGKSTLLQLLAGMQIPQQGQILLDNTGLSRLDPQDVRRDMQLLSQQARLFFGSIRDNITLGRPLASDEEIYQALLISGADEFVRKQKEGLNYAIAEGGAGLSGGQRQALLLARALIARPNILLLDEPTAWLDEISEKRFIAHLQQWLGPSRTLVVSTHRLSILALVERIIVMDGGRVVMDGPRDVVLK